In the genome of Paenibacillus pabuli, one region contains:
- a CDS encoding ABC transporter permease, which translates to MKPQLKTMYRPRGKLQSGSLFSRIYKHRMIYLLVMPGLLYFLLFKVVPLWGLLLAFQDYNPFLGFAGSEWVGFKHFNELFASSNFYIMLRNTLAINLIALVFHFPLPILLALMLNEIRHETFKRINQSIVYLPHFLSWVVVASMTFFLLSTDVGIVNKLIAQSGKDTISFLSEPNYFWGLLTAQSMWKEAGWGTIIFLAAMAGVDPQRYEAAVVDGAGRFRQIWHITLPAIRPTIIILLILRLGSMADTGFEQILLMMNPLVRSVGEVFDTYSYTYGILQGKISIGVTVGLFKGLVGLFLIVAANKIVKRLGHEGIY; encoded by the coding sequence ATGAAACCCCAGTTAAAGACAATGTACCGCCCAAGAGGCAAGTTGCAATCCGGCAGTCTGTTCTCACGGATATACAAACATCGGATGATTTATTTGCTCGTCATGCCAGGGCTGCTGTATTTCCTGTTATTCAAGGTCGTTCCCCTCTGGGGACTGCTTCTCGCCTTTCAGGATTACAATCCGTTTCTGGGCTTTGCGGGCAGTGAATGGGTGGGATTCAAACACTTCAATGAGCTGTTTGCCAGCTCCAATTTCTACATCATGCTGCGCAATACACTCGCCATTAATCTGATTGCGCTGGTGTTTCATTTCCCGCTGCCAATTCTGTTGGCACTGATGCTGAACGAAATCCGGCATGAGACGTTCAAACGTATCAATCAATCCATCGTGTATTTACCGCATTTTCTGTCCTGGGTCGTTGTTGCCAGCATGACGTTTTTCCTGCTCTCTACCGACGTTGGCATTGTGAACAAACTGATTGCACAGAGTGGAAAGGACACGATTTCATTTTTATCCGAACCGAATTATTTCTGGGGGCTGCTCACTGCCCAGAGCATGTGGAAGGAAGCCGGTTGGGGTACGATTATTTTTCTCGCAGCGATGGCAGGGGTTGACCCTCAGCGATACGAAGCTGCAGTTGTTGATGGCGCCGGACGTTTCCGCCAGATCTGGCATATTACCCTGCCAGCCATTCGTCCAACGATTATTATTCTGCTCATTCTGCGCCTTGGCAGCATGGCAGACACCGGATTTGAGCAAATTTTGCTGATGATGAATCCGTTGGTACGCTCGGTAGGGGAGGTATTTGATACGTACTCCTACACATATGGCATTCTGCAAGGCAAGATCAGTATCGGGGTTACCGTAGGGCTGTTCAAAGGGCTGGTCGGATTGTTCCTGATTGTGGCTGCCAACAAAATTGTGAAGAGACTTGGACATGAGGGGATCTATTAA
- a CDS encoding carbohydrate ABC transporter permease, translating into MSFVVQKKGLTLFDWINYSLVALISLACIFPFLYVFSVSFTDPKVYVPLKFYLFPEKWSLESYRYILSTNSFLNAFKSTLFITVVGTILNIIVSFTMAYGLTKKSLPGHKWMMGLVIFTLVFSAGIIPNYLLVKELGLLNSYWSMILPGLTNAWSLIVIKSFLESLPSELEDAAQIDGCSDLTAFIRIVIPLSMPAIATFTLFFAVGHWNAYFNALIYLSDSSKWTLQLLIKTLVIDSNSVAVAQAGASDESVVPQETIRMASIVLAMVPILIVYPFLQKHFAKGVMIGSVKG; encoded by the coding sequence ATGAGCTTTGTTGTGCAGAAAAAAGGACTGACGCTCTTTGACTGGATCAATTACAGTCTGGTTGCCTTGATATCGCTAGCCTGCATTTTCCCGTTTTTGTATGTGTTCAGCGTATCGTTTACCGATCCGAAAGTGTATGTGCCGCTGAAGTTTTATCTATTCCCGGAGAAATGGTCATTGGAGTCCTATCGATACATTTTATCGACGAACAGCTTCCTGAACGCTTTCAAGAGCACGTTGTTTATTACGGTGGTAGGCACCATACTGAATATTATCGTTTCTTTTACGATGGCTTATGGTTTAACGAAGAAGTCGTTACCCGGGCATAAGTGGATGATGGGACTTGTCATTTTCACCTTGGTATTCAGTGCCGGTATCATTCCGAATTACTTGTTGGTTAAGGAACTCGGATTGCTGAACTCCTATTGGTCGATGATTCTGCCCGGACTGACCAATGCATGGAGCCTGATAGTGATTAAAAGCTTTCTGGAGTCGCTGCCCTCCGAACTGGAGGATGCGGCACAGATTGATGGATGCAGCGACCTGACGGCCTTTATCCGCATTGTTATCCCGTTGTCGATGCCAGCCATTGCAACATTTACGCTATTCTTTGCAGTGGGGCACTGGAACGCCTATTTTAATGCCCTGATTTATTTATCCGATTCCAGCAAGTGGACGCTTCAGCTGCTCATCAAAACCCTCGTCATTGACTCCAATTCGGTCGCTGTGGCCCAGGCAGGGGCAAGTGACGAAAGTGTCGTTCCACAGGAGACGATCCGAATGGCATCCATTGTACTGGCGATGGTCCCGATCCTGATCGTATATCCATTTTTGCAAAAGCATTTTGCCAAAGGGGTTATGATTGGTTCGGTCAAAGGCTGA
- a CDS encoding extracellular solute-binding protein: MNKLNKRWTTWICILLAVSMLAGCSGSGGSDEAKHPGTGDSEGDQTLNIKMFAGLYNEIPDMNNEYWTEWEKRTNAKLDIEWVPSGDLDTKLDLLLASGDLPEVVAYQNQIRPTLITAIKNGAFWDLTPFLGDLSEYPNLKENLAPDALKYLTVDGGIYAVPRSRSRIDGGLKIREDWLKKLNLPIPKTFEEYREVLKKIVDSDMDGNGKKDTVGLLFINNPPAAFQAGFGAYNPTFDNDGGLMSPGLTPQYIEMIEWFRELYADGLLSKEYAVMKESQAEELFKTNRAASYGRPIWWDHEWEQAMKKSGQPDAKILNLSLTGPHGDAAVGLETGVAGGFYISKKVPEEKVKQLLKYFDMTASQEMTDFSYYGIEGVHYTEQDGQKVLTEQGVKEVNTTSKGAGVLAYAKWGKVISASGDKAYNDAKIKEVENFDEIGKIDFYRVITSEAWRETWPKYADEYSSMLTRTIVGQSSVEQLKAYVDKLNNQPDIKQAYQEMAKAYEQFNQPTITE; this comes from the coding sequence ATGAACAAGCTCAATAAACGATGGACGACATGGATTTGCATACTCTTGGCCGTGTCCATGCTTGCCGGGTGCAGCGGCAGCGGTGGTTCGGATGAGGCCAAACATCCCGGTACTGGGGACTCCGAGGGAGATCAGACGCTCAATATCAAGATGTTTGCAGGCTTATACAATGAAATTCCTGATATGAACAATGAATACTGGACGGAGTGGGAAAAACGAACCAACGCCAAGCTCGATATTGAGTGGGTTCCGTCGGGAGATCTTGATACGAAGCTGGATCTGCTGCTCGCTTCAGGGGATCTGCCAGAAGTGGTAGCTTATCAGAATCAGATTCGTCCAACCTTGATTACAGCCATCAAGAATGGTGCGTTTTGGGATCTGACGCCTTTCCTTGGCGACCTCAGCGAATATCCGAATCTGAAGGAAAACCTGGCGCCTGATGCCTTGAAGTATCTGACTGTGGACGGTGGAATCTATGCGGTTCCGCGCTCCCGATCCCGTATCGATGGTGGACTGAAGATTCGGGAGGACTGGTTAAAGAAGTTGAACCTGCCGATCCCCAAGACATTTGAAGAATATAGAGAAGTTCTGAAGAAGATCGTGGATAGTGACATGGATGGCAACGGCAAAAAGGATACCGTCGGCTTATTGTTCATCAACAATCCGCCTGCTGCGTTCCAGGCAGGATTCGGGGCTTACAACCCTACCTTTGACAATGATGGTGGACTGATGAGTCCCGGTTTAACGCCTCAGTATATCGAGATGATTGAGTGGTTCCGTGAGCTGTATGCGGATGGATTGTTATCCAAAGAATATGCCGTCATGAAGGAAAGCCAGGCTGAGGAACTGTTCAAAACCAACCGGGCTGCCTCCTACGGACGTCCAATCTGGTGGGACCACGAATGGGAGCAGGCCATGAAGAAATCAGGCCAACCGGATGCGAAGATTCTTAATCTGTCTCTGACGGGGCCACATGGGGATGCGGCGGTTGGACTGGAGACCGGAGTAGCGGGTGGATTCTACATTTCCAAAAAGGTGCCTGAAGAAAAGGTGAAGCAGCTTCTGAAGTATTTTGACATGACGGCGTCACAGGAGATGACGGATTTCTCCTACTATGGCATTGAGGGCGTTCACTATACGGAACAGGACGGACAGAAGGTTCTTACGGAACAGGGAGTCAAAGAAGTCAATACAACCAGCAAAGGTGCAGGTGTGCTTGCTTACGCCAAATGGGGCAAGGTCATCAGTGCTTCGGGTGACAAGGCTTACAATGATGCCAAAATTAAGGAAGTCGAAAACTTTGACGAGATTGGCAAGATTGATTTCTATCGAGTCATCACATCCGAAGCCTGGAGAGAGACATGGCCCAAATACGCAGATGAATACAGCTCCATGCTGACCCGGACGATTGTCGGTCAATCCAGTGTGGAACAGCTTAAAGCTTATGTGGACAAATTGAATAACCAGCCTGATATCAAGCAGGCTTATCAGGAAATGGCCAAAGCGTACGAGCAATTCAATCAGCCGACAATAACCGAATAG
- a CDS encoding alpha-amylase family protein yields MKIHVPKKELRPWWQQPLRIIQPNMQVKDTRRINPEKLADQMVEMGANAMVFNTGGIYAWYPSGVKYHVHNEYLPQDSDLLRDMINCCHQRGIRFIARFDFSKAEDSVYLQRPQWFARREGGQPEIIGATRPGAWPLLMSTCINGGYRNEGLAVPVIREALQRYEIDGVFFNAPGYIFCRCSTCQEKYKDLYGVELPASSAELDPEFSARCFDDNLGRMYEEIKAVRPEVPMILYYNLHRDHLEKRVSITDMLCTEPQDVLSLGYQKIPEFWQPALSIKVGRSVAGRPDPFGIIHSCPGMDWRHTGLPPAEYRFWLSQIPANGGQLWHSLTGIPDTITDQRILRTVREVNTDAEKLASYMDGAQPVCQVALLWNADRSAEGLAEALIHKQIPFDVILPEQVANVNLHRYKVILLPEGCTYPPGFAGSLHEYVKQGGSVLAEGPLPMGDEQTKIVLADLFGIAGEMQESEYLFASYLRFETTVLASEGTNPLQRELEETELIPHRGKVTYCQPVDHTDVLVLATLVPPFSPLESVGAPPERASLAVKQTELPMALLRTLGSGKACYLPFSLSSLIQEFKLEEHFRLFANAVDLLLNNQALVSVTSIPGLQLTVFRNDDFLLIHLVNGAGRRPLSSVLPLHNIEIIVGSGEGCPAGEAEALISGDILMTQMMDGKLKINVPRLHVWECIRIPLLI; encoded by the coding sequence ATGAAAATCCATGTACCGAAGAAGGAATTACGGCCCTGGTGGCAGCAGCCGCTGCGCATCATTCAACCCAACATGCAGGTCAAGGATACAAGAAGGATTAATCCGGAAAAGCTGGCAGATCAGATGGTGGAGATGGGAGCCAATGCGATGGTATTTAATACCGGCGGGATTTATGCCTGGTATCCATCCGGAGTGAAGTATCATGTGCATAATGAATATTTGCCTCAAGACAGTGATTTGCTGCGGGACATGATTAATTGCTGTCATCAGCGGGGAATCCGGTTTATCGCCCGATTTGATTTCAGTAAAGCAGAGGACTCTGTGTATTTGCAGAGACCTCAGTGGTTTGCACGCAGGGAAGGAGGACAGCCCGAGATTATTGGAGCCACACGCCCAGGGGCATGGCCGCTCCTCATGTCAACTTGCATTAATGGAGGCTATCGTAACGAGGGATTGGCTGTTCCGGTAATCCGGGAAGCATTGCAGCGTTACGAGATTGATGGTGTTTTCTTTAACGCTCCCGGATATATATTTTGCCGATGCTCCACATGCCAGGAGAAGTATAAAGACCTGTATGGTGTTGAATTACCTGCAAGTTCAGCCGAACTTGATCCTGAATTTTCCGCCCGCTGCTTCGATGACAATCTGGGACGGATGTATGAGGAAATCAAGGCTGTTCGGCCAGAAGTGCCGATGATTTTGTACTACAATCTGCACCGCGATCATCTGGAGAAAAGGGTATCCATCACGGATATGCTCTGTACGGAGCCGCAGGATGTCCTCTCATTGGGGTATCAAAAGATACCGGAATTCTGGCAGCCTGCGCTCAGTATCAAAGTGGGGCGTTCTGTTGCAGGGCGCCCCGACCCCTTCGGGATCATTCACTCCTGTCCTGGCATGGACTGGCGCCATACCGGGCTTCCACCTGCCGAGTACCGATTCTGGCTCTCACAGATTCCGGCTAATGGAGGCCAACTTTGGCACTCCCTGACCGGAATTCCGGATACGATAACGGATCAGCGAATCTTGCGGACAGTCAGGGAAGTCAACACCGATGCCGAGAAACTCGCTTCCTATATGGACGGTGCACAGCCGGTATGCCAAGTGGCATTATTGTGGAATGCGGACCGTTCCGCGGAAGGGCTGGCGGAAGCGTTGATTCATAAACAAATTCCGTTTGATGTCATTTTGCCGGAACAGGTGGCAAACGTGAATTTGCATCGGTATAAGGTTATTCTTTTGCCTGAAGGTTGCACGTATCCGCCTGGTTTTGCAGGTTCGCTCCATGAGTATGTGAAGCAGGGAGGGAGTGTTCTTGCGGAAGGGCCGCTACCGATGGGAGACGAGCAGACCAAGATCGTGCTGGCGGATCTATTCGGTATTGCCGGGGAAATGCAGGAGAGTGAGTACCTATTTGCTTCCTACTTGCGTTTTGAAACTACAGTTCTTGCAAGTGAAGGCACAAATCCATTGCAGCGTGAGCTGGAAGAAACAGAACTCATTCCCCATCGGGGCAAGGTGACGTACTGCCAACCGGTTGATCATACAGACGTACTGGTATTGGCAACACTCGTACCGCCTTTCTCTCCCTTGGAGAGTGTGGGGGCACCCCCTGAACGGGCTTCACTGGCTGTGAAACAGACCGAACTTCCAATGGCGCTGCTTCGTACGCTTGGATCGGGAAAAGCATGTTATCTACCCTTCTCCCTAAGTAGTCTAATCCAGGAATTTAAACTGGAGGAACATTTCAGACTGTTCGCTAATGCCGTAGACCTTTTACTGAACAACCAAGCGCTGGTGTCCGTGACTTCCATTCCTGGGCTACAGCTGACGGTTTTCCGTAATGATGACTTCCTGCTTATTCATCTGGTTAACGGAGCCGGGCGCAGACCACTGTCCTCTGTCCTTCCACTCCATAATATTGAGATTATAGTGGGCTCTGGGGAAGGGTGTCCTGCTGGAGAAGCCGAGGCATTAATCTCCGGAGATATTTTGATGACGCAAATGATGGATGGTAAATTGAAAATAAACGTTCCCCGACTGCATGTTTGGGAGTGTATCCGCATACCGCTCTTGATATAA
- a CDS encoding helix-turn-helix domain-containing protein, whose protein sequence is MRRIMHTVQSIFDRWFATNGYLKRLIWLGCMSVVIPVVLAGSAYYHFSMIKLTGQFQDNNMASLNLLKDRVENILTNIEHESLQLASGPLIRSALGSDHYESDYFLHLDLLDLFQLHKNTNNLIEEMIYFDAGSEMVLSHYYGLIPLVDYKEKQDMKAAMEGSQGAGWMYLPQSGKAGYISYVRQLPIMGQGPPRGVIILQMKEQALRSLLRSYSVSLEGQSLAILNSDQRIILHTDGPEAIGTAASDDAILQQIAYLEGRERSGHGVLKGTQGNELVAYVEASMGRTYVSQLPEREMIAQLNWIRVLILICVSTFVLVGLVLTWFSSRLAYNPIQQLLRYGEHLRRSGQDSAPQGNEIEYIRSSLSYLNDQTEKLNRYIEGIQPDLRDRFFQKLLQFSGSWRGSSLVEECTRHGVSIEGQYLVLVVKVENLVKKKRFLPSEGPIIVFALKNVMDELLSQNDDLRGYVVDKNDSDSVAILHFDSAMSSGEVRQRVCRYAEDIHDALDQYLSFSATVGVGSSGQLVTVAESFREAQLALQYRLFDDAENVLFYEDIVAIERNPVFMYPREMETEMMESLWNGTLPEAEDVLHRFSKRVRGSGSYTIMIQGYHMLLSAIIQFMETKGPGMLERLGGNLFDQLLENQTSREMHDWFIGVLFPLCIEISQDLRTHSSRHIIQRVCEHLNLQPEGVQSLSDCAELVNVSPSYLSRLFKKEMGVSFIEYLMNLKVQKAKELLKDTDCTITEIAERVGYSERNLNRAFQRFVQMSPNQYRMSVR, encoded by the coding sequence ATGAGACGTATCATGCATACCGTCCAATCCATATTTGATCGCTGGTTTGCAACGAACGGTTATTTGAAAAGGCTGATCTGGCTGGGCTGCATGTCGGTGGTCATTCCGGTGGTGCTTGCCGGAAGTGCGTATTATCATTTTTCCATGATCAAGTTGACCGGACAATTTCAGGATAACAATATGGCCTCCCTTAATTTGCTCAAAGACCGCGTGGAGAACATTCTGACCAATATTGAACATGAATCGTTACAGCTTGCCAGTGGTCCATTGATTCGCAGCGCTCTTGGGAGTGATCATTATGAGAGCGATTACTTTCTGCATCTCGATCTGCTGGATTTGTTCCAGCTGCACAAAAACACCAATAATCTGATTGAAGAAATGATTTATTTTGACGCCGGGAGTGAAATGGTTTTATCCCATTACTATGGTTTGATTCCATTGGTAGATTACAAGGAGAAGCAGGATATGAAGGCCGCGATGGAAGGAAGTCAGGGGGCAGGATGGATGTACCTGCCCCAATCCGGCAAGGCTGGTTATATCTCCTATGTCAGACAACTGCCGATTATGGGCCAGGGCCCGCCTCGCGGTGTAATTATTCTGCAAATGAAAGAACAGGCATTGCGAAGTCTGCTTCGCAGTTATTCAGTTAGTCTGGAGGGCCAATCTCTGGCTATTCTGAATTCAGACCAGCGCATTATTTTGCATACAGACGGACCCGAGGCGATTGGTACAGCAGCGTCTGACGATGCCATATTACAGCAAATTGCGTATTTGGAAGGCAGGGAAAGGTCAGGTCATGGCGTTCTGAAGGGTACACAGGGGAATGAACTTGTGGCTTATGTAGAAGCATCCATGGGAAGAACCTATGTGTCACAGCTGCCTGAACGGGAAATGATTGCCCAGTTGAACTGGATTCGGGTATTAATACTGATTTGTGTATCGACCTTTGTGCTGGTTGGGCTGGTGCTCACCTGGTTCAGTTCGAGGCTGGCTTATAATCCGATTCAACAGCTGCTGCGTTACGGAGAGCATCTGCGCAGGAGTGGACAGGATTCAGCACCTCAAGGGAACGAAATTGAATATATCAGGTCTTCACTTAGTTATCTTAATGATCAGACGGAGAAGCTGAACCGTTATATTGAGGGCATACAGCCCGATCTGCGTGACCGTTTTTTCCAGAAGCTGCTGCAATTCAGCGGTTCATGGAGAGGCAGTTCGCTTGTAGAGGAATGTACAAGACACGGTGTCTCAATCGAGGGACAGTATCTTGTGCTGGTTGTAAAAGTGGAGAATCTGGTGAAAAAGAAGCGGTTTCTACCCAGTGAAGGCCCTATCATTGTATTTGCCTTAAAAAATGTAATGGATGAGCTGCTTAGCCAGAACGATGATCTGAGAGGATACGTGGTAGACAAAAATGATAGTGATTCGGTAGCGATATTGCACTTTGACTCAGCGATGTCTTCTGGCGAAGTGAGGCAGAGGGTGTGTCGTTATGCCGAAGATATTCATGATGCACTGGACCAGTACCTCTCCTTCTCGGCGACAGTCGGCGTAGGGAGTTCAGGTCAACTCGTTACCGTAGCAGAGTCGTTCAGGGAAGCGCAGCTTGCGCTGCAATACCGATTATTTGATGATGCGGAGAATGTCCTGTTTTACGAAGATATTGTTGCGATCGAGCGGAATCCGGTGTTTATGTATCCTAGAGAGATGGAGACGGAGATGATGGAGTCGTTATGGAATGGGACCCTCCCCGAAGCGGAAGATGTACTTCACAGGTTTTCCAAAAGAGTTCGAGGTTCCGGATCCTATACGATCATGATTCAGGGATATCACATGCTGTTATCGGCCATTATTCAATTCATGGAAACCAAGGGCCCTGGCATGCTGGAACGACTTGGAGGCAATCTGTTCGATCAGCTGCTGGAAAATCAGACATCAAGGGAGATGCACGATTGGTTTATCGGTGTGTTATTTCCATTATGTATAGAGATCAGTCAGGATCTCCGAACCCATTCATCCAGACATATTATACAACGCGTATGCGAACACCTGAATCTCCAACCCGAAGGAGTACAATCCCTCTCGGATTGTGCGGAGCTTGTGAATGTCAGTCCATCGTACTTAAGCAGGCTTTTCAAGAAGGAGATGGGGGTATCCTTTATCGAATATCTTATGAATCTGAAAGTGCAAAAAGCAAAAGAATTGTTGAAGGATACCGATTGTACCATAACGGAGATTGCAGAAAGGGTAGGCTATTCGGAACGCAACTTGAACAGGGCGTTTCAGCGTTTTGTTCAAATGTCCCCGAACCAGTACCGCATGTCCGTCCGCTAG
- a CDS encoding NAD(P)-dependent oxidoreductase gives MTNTTKAPAETKVGFIGTGVMGKSMAGHIQQAGYPLHVYTRTAAKAEALVKEGAVWHDTPAKLAAECDVIITMVGYPKDVEEIYLGENGLVANAKPGSYLIDMTTSSPLLAARIYEAAEAKGLHALDAPVSGGDIGARDGKLSIMVGGSSEAFEAVRPLFEQMGTNIVLQGKAGAGQHTKMCNQIAIASGMMGVCEALAYAKTSGLDAENVLKSIATGAAGSWSLSNLGPRMIAGDYEPGFYVKHFIKDMGIALESAKAMGMKTPGLALAESLYQEISRNGLDEKGTQVLYTYYLQA, from the coding sequence GTGACCAATACTACAAAGGCACCTGCAGAGACGAAAGTTGGCTTTATCGGTACAGGCGTGATGGGCAAAAGCATGGCAGGTCACATCCAGCAGGCAGGCTACCCACTACATGTCTATACACGCACGGCCGCCAAAGCGGAAGCGCTGGTGAAGGAAGGTGCCGTATGGCATGACACACCAGCCAAACTGGCAGCCGAGTGTGATGTCATCATCACGATGGTGGGGTATCCAAAGGATGTCGAGGAAATTTATCTTGGCGAAAATGGTCTCGTAGCGAACGCCAAACCGGGCTCTTATCTGATTGATATGACCACATCCAGTCCGCTGCTGGCCGCACGGATCTATGAAGCCGCTGAAGCCAAAGGACTGCATGCATTGGATGCACCTGTTTCCGGTGGAGATATCGGAGCACGGGATGGCAAGCTGTCCATCATGGTTGGTGGTAGCTCAGAGGCCTTCGAGGCGGTTCGTCCGTTGTTCGAGCAAATGGGCACCAATATTGTGCTGCAAGGCAAGGCAGGAGCAGGACAGCATACCAAAATGTGCAACCAAATTGCCATTGCTTCAGGCATGATGGGTGTATGCGAGGCACTCGCTTATGCCAAGACATCCGGTCTGGACGCGGAGAATGTGCTGAAGAGTATTGCTACCGGTGCAGCCGGAAGCTGGTCGCTCAGCAACCTTGGTCCGCGCATGATTGCAGGCGATTACGAGCCTGGATTCTATGTAAAACATTTTATCAAAGACATGGGTATCGCTCTCGAATCCGCCAAAGCCATGGGCATGAAGACACCAGGATTGGCGCTGGCCGAATCCTTGTATCAGGAAATCTCAAGGAATGGTCTGGATGAGAAGGGTACACAGGTGCTTTACACATATTATTTACAGGCTTAA
- a CDS encoding nuclease-related domain-containing protein, with amino-acid sequence MFKKILSLFKSQPELANQITASASSLPSTAPMPTRMVRSRRKTKSDGDWTRQPEEPSTAQQLQGLPGEYKVLNDLLVSNTKSRSGYSSIDHVVIGPRGIFVIETRNLTTGEIRGGRREANWTVSSSRIKMYNPLMQHRGHVEAIQAHLGDYKRVRLISMVTFTNRCRISVDPAVRYVNSDELIIYDHELVETILRKTERLENEVPETLYKEQDIQAIYNMLSAVNSTDPQIRADHMEKAKGIK; translated from the coding sequence ATGTTCAAAAAAATCCTGTCTCTGTTCAAGTCACAGCCAGAGCTTGCGAACCAGATTACAGCTTCCGCTTCATCTTTACCGTCAACGGCACCCATGCCCACACGAATGGTTCGCAGTCGGCGCAAAACAAAATCGGACGGGGATTGGACCCGCCAGCCAGAGGAACCGAGCACTGCCCAGCAGCTGCAAGGTCTTCCGGGGGAATACAAAGTCCTGAACGACTTGCTCGTTTCCAATACAAAGTCCCGCTCGGGGTATTCGTCGATCGATCATGTTGTCATCGGTCCGCGTGGAATCTTCGTGATCGAGACACGAAACCTGACGACTGGTGAGATTCGCGGCGGCCGAAGAGAGGCCAACTGGACCGTCAGCAGCAGCCGAATCAAGATGTACAACCCATTAATGCAGCACCGGGGGCATGTGGAGGCCATTCAGGCACACCTCGGCGATTATAAAAGAGTTCGTCTTATCTCCATGGTGACCTTCACCAATCGCTGTCGAATCAGTGTTGATCCCGCTGTGCGGTATGTCAATTCGGATGAACTGATTATCTATGATCATGAATTGGTGGAGACCATCCTGCGCAAAACGGAAAGGCTTGAGAACGAAGTACCCGAAACGTTGTATAAAGAACAGGATATTCAGGCGATCTACAACATGCTGTCCGCAGTCAATTCCACGGATCCCCAGATTCGGGCTGATCATATGGAAAAGGCCAAGGGCATCAAGTAA